A region from the Kineothrix sp. IPX-CK genome encodes:
- a CDS encoding helix-turn-helix transcriptional regulator, with amino-acid sequence MYVYEFYIEHPMNYVMTGKFEAPSPNWVHEDFPLTDYELFVVTKDTLYISYNGEPFTINEGEFLLLPPLPPPNNRRKGIRPSHCSFYWLHFSIDHEVALSAIPNSRHTAYPYTVPQYTIAIPRQGKIPHAEKIVVLMKQLQDAIRSNYDSTTANYLSTTILCELYSQFYRENNVSQRSKRTQKQMYYDIIDYVKSNTDKNLKVADVAAHFCYNEKYLSHLFSNIAGIPLKQFILNVKMDAANFMLTDTNASISEIAASLGFTDSHNFAKAYKKIAGLTPTEYRNAFFKRLLYHV; translated from the coding sequence ATGTATGTATACGAATTTTATATTGAACATCCGATGAATTATGTCATGACTGGAAAGTTTGAAGCGCCTTCCCCTAACTGGGTGCATGAGGATTTTCCTCTGACGGACTATGAGTTATTTGTGGTTACAAAGGATACCTTGTACATTTCCTATAACGGGGAGCCATTTACTATAAATGAAGGAGAGTTTCTTCTGCTTCCTCCCCTTCCTCCTCCGAACAACCGCAGAAAGGGCATTCGACCTTCCCATTGCAGCTTCTATTGGCTTCATTTTTCCATAGACCATGAGGTGGCCCTGAGTGCCATTCCCAACTCCAGGCATACGGCTTATCCTTATACCGTTCCTCAATACACCATCGCTATTCCGCGCCAGGGAAAGATTCCTCATGCGGAAAAGATCGTGGTGCTCATGAAGCAGCTTCAGGACGCTATTCGCAGCAACTATGACAGTACTACCGCTAACTATCTTTCTACTACTATTCTTTGCGAACTTTACAGCCAGTTCTATCGGGAAAATAATGTCAGTCAGCGCTCGAAGCGAACCCAGAAGCAGATGTACTATGATATTATCGATTATGTGAAGTCAAATACAGACAAGAATCTGAAGGTGGCAGATGTGGCCGCTCATTTTTGCTATAACGAAAAATACCTCTCCCATCTGTTCAGCAATATAGCAGGTATACCGCTCAAGCAGTTTATCCTGAACGTAAAAATGGATGCCGCCAACTTCATGCTGACGGATACAAATGCTTCCATCAGTGAAATTGCGGCATCCTTGGGGTTTACGGACAGCCATAACTTTGCCAAAGCCTATAAGAAAATTGCAGGACTCACTCCTACAGAGTATCGCAACGCATTTTTCAAACGGTTGTTATATCATGTTTAA